The Sporomusa termitida genome has a window encoding:
- a CDS encoding mannitol dehydrogenase family protein has product MVSLHRSSIKNNTAWTQAGIENINFDYDRMLVLTRENPAWVHFGAGNIFRGFIAVLQQTLLNTGQAQTGIVAVEAYDAEIIKKIYTPYDNLGLLAIMNADGSLEKKLVASISEGLVGDPAAADDWQRLTTIFTKPSLQIVSFTITEKGYNLKAGGDTYAADVLADMANGPEQPRSAMAKVTALAYIRYRSGALPVAFVSMDNCSHNGDKLHNAMAAIAGEWVENGLAETGFLTYLNNPQIVSFPWSMIDKITPRPAAGVQKTLQEAGFSSTDIICTGKNTFIAPFVNAEKPEYLVIEDKFPNGRPPLEQAGVFFTDRQTVDLVEKMKVGTCLNPLHTALAIFGCLLGYTLIADEMKDPQLKKLVEKIGYQEGLPVVMKPGIMDPGAFIREVIEVRLPNPYIPDTPQRIATDTSQKVGVRFGETIKAYTLKPDLDPRRLVYIPLVIAGWCRYLLGVDDQGRPMSLSPDPLLASLAAAVAGIRLGEAEGAGQALHPLLGREDLFGINLYEIGLGEKIEHYFAEMTAGTGAVRSVLQKYLPTD; this is encoded by the coding sequence ATGGTAAGTTTACATAGAAGTTCGATAAAAAATAATACCGCCTGGACACAAGCCGGCATAGAAAATATAAATTTTGATTATGACCGAATGCTTGTCCTGACGCGGGAAAATCCGGCCTGGGTACATTTTGGCGCCGGCAATATCTTCCGCGGATTTATTGCCGTATTGCAGCAAACGCTTTTAAATACAGGCCAGGCCCAGACCGGAATCGTTGCTGTCGAAGCCTACGATGCTGAAATAATAAAGAAAATATATACACCTTATGATAATCTGGGCTTACTGGCAATTATGAATGCTGACGGCAGCCTGGAAAAAAAGCTTGTTGCCAGTATCAGCGAAGGTTTAGTCGGCGATCCGGCAGCGGCAGACGACTGGCAGCGGCTAACAACCATATTTACCAAACCATCCTTGCAAATTGTCAGTTTTACCATAACTGAAAAAGGCTATAATCTGAAGGCTGGTGGCGATACTTATGCCGCCGACGTGCTGGCAGACATGGCCAACGGCCCGGAGCAGCCACGAAGTGCTATGGCTAAAGTTACGGCCCTGGCTTATATACGCTACCGGAGCGGCGCCCTGCCGGTTGCGTTCGTTAGTATGGACAACTGTTCTCACAATGGCGACAAACTTCACAACGCCATGGCGGCAATTGCCGGGGAATGGGTAGAAAACGGGCTGGCTGAAACAGGATTCCTTACTTACCTTAACAATCCGCAAATAGTATCTTTCCCCTGGAGCATGATTGATAAAATTACCCCCCGGCCGGCCGCAGGGGTTCAGAAAACCCTGCAGGAAGCCGGTTTTAGCAGCACAGATATTATCTGCACCGGCAAAAATACCTTTATTGCGCCTTTTGTCAATGCGGAAAAACCGGAATATCTGGTTATTGAAGATAAATTTCCCAATGGGCGCCCGCCGTTGGAACAGGCCGGTGTATTTTTCACCGACAGGCAAACAGTAGATCTGGTCGAGAAAATGAAAGTAGGCACCTGCTTAAACCCCTTGCATACGGCATTAGCGATTTTTGGCTGTCTACTGGGGTATACTTTAATTGCCGATGAAATGAAAGATCCGCAGCTGAAAAAATTAGTGGAAAAAATTGGCTATCAGGAAGGGCTGCCGGTAGTGATGAAGCCCGGGATTATGGACCCGGGGGCCTTTATCCGGGAAGTCATTGAAGTAAGATTGCCTAATCCCTATATTCCGGATACGCCCCAGCGCATTGCCACCGACACCTCCCAAAAGGTAGGCGTGCGGTTTGGTGAAACAATTAAGGCCTATACCCTGAAGCCGGATTTAGATCCCCGGCGTCTTGTCTATATACCGCTGGTTATTGCCGGCTGGTGCCGCTATCTGCTGGGCGTCGACGATCAGGGCCGGCCCATGAGTTTAAGCCCTGATCCTTTGCTGGCTAGCCTGGCAGCGGCCGTTGCCGGTATCCGGCTAGGTGAAGCTGAAGGTGCCGGCCAGGCTTTACACCCGCTCCTCGGCCGCGAGGACCTGTTTGGCATTAACCTGTATGAAATAGGGTTGGGAGAAAAAATCGAACATTACTTTGCGGAAATGACAGCGGGAACCGGCGCCGTAAGGTCCGTACTACAAAAATATTTGCCGACAGATTAA
- a CDS encoding GntR family transcriptional regulator: MRIIERFPQESAREYVYRLLKGNIVNLTLPPGQSISEQEIADYLQVSRTPVREAFIKLAQENLLDIVPQKGTYVSLIDTDQVEESKFARETLEREVIQEACRAFPGEALFELQSNVTLQELCINEKNYLKFFELDESMHGTIFKGCKKARIWFMLQQMNAHYNRVRMLNLAVGYDWDQLIQQHKTLLLAIRAKDARLAKATIDIHLNKVVVDLAYLRQQYEHYFLPLKTVSVNITGRSKP, from the coding sequence TTGCGCATAATTGAACGGTTTCCGCAGGAATCGGCCAGAGAATATGTATACAGATTACTAAAAGGAAATATAGTTAATTTAACGCTGCCACCGGGGCAAAGCATTTCCGAGCAGGAGATCGCAGACTATTTGCAGGTGAGCCGTACTCCTGTCCGTGAAGCATTTATCAAGCTGGCTCAGGAAAATCTGCTGGATATTGTACCCCAAAAAGGGACTTATGTTTCCCTTATCGACACGGATCAGGTCGAAGAATCGAAATTTGCCAGAGAAACACTGGAACGGGAAGTTATTCAGGAGGCCTGCCGGGCTTTCCCCGGCGAGGCTCTGTTTGAGCTACAGTCCAACGTTACTCTCCAGGAATTGTGTATAAATGAAAAAAATTATCTTAAATTTTTCGAGCTTGACGAAAGTATGCATGGTACCATTTTTAAAGGCTGTAAGAAAGCGCGGATCTGGTTTATGCTGCAGCAGATGAATGCGCACTATAACCGGGTCAGAATGCTCAATTTAGCTGTAGGCTATGACTGGGACCAGTTGATTCAACAGCATAAAACCCTGCTGCTGGCCATAAGAGCGAAAGATGCACGACTGGCAAAGGCCACAATTGACATTCATTTAAATAAAGTCGTCGTTGACCTTGCTTATCTGCGTCAGCAATATGAGCACTATTTCCTGCCCCTAAAAACGGTTTCTGTAAATATAACCGGCCGTTCAAAACCTTAA
- a CDS encoding zinc-binding alcohol dehydrogenase family protein, with the protein MKQLLTKKPLELVMGDVPQPALQSPGDVLVKIKAAGICGSDVHIYHGTSPVATYPRVMGHEVVGVVAETGPGVNRVKTGDHVIIDQVISCGHCYPCSIGRPNVCCHLNVRGVHVDGGYREYMVADQAALHLLPPELPFADAIMIEPLSIAFQAKARAQITAQDTVLVLGAGALGKSLIKAIQLTGSTVIVADIVEERLNEALRLGAHHAVNASQQDMIAAVRKLTGGYGPTVSIDGAGVADSLAQLAEVTCNAGRVITMAFLDQPSPVAQLKITAKELDIRGSRLQCHKFAEVIAAYRNKQLDLSGLVSHIIPFADAQKAFDMIDAKDPAIQKIVLVFD; encoded by the coding sequence ATGAAACAATTATTAACGAAAAAGCCTTTAGAGCTTGTGATGGGCGACGTACCGCAACCGGCACTGCAAAGTCCCGGCGATGTCCTGGTAAAAATAAAGGCAGCCGGTATTTGCGGCTCTGACGTCCATATTTATCATGGAACCTCACCGGTTGCCACTTACCCGCGCGTTATGGGCCATGAAGTGGTTGGGGTGGTGGCCGAAACCGGCCCTGGTGTCAACCGGGTGAAAACTGGCGACCATGTCATCATTGACCAGGTTATCAGCTGCGGTCATTGCTACCCCTGCAGCATAGGACGCCCTAATGTCTGCTGTCACCTTAACGTACGCGGTGTGCACGTCGATGGCGGCTACCGCGAATATATGGTGGCAGATCAGGCAGCCCTGCATCTTTTGCCGCCAGAGCTGCCGTTTGCTGATGCCATTATGATTGAACCGCTCAGCATTGCTTTTCAGGCTAAAGCCCGGGCCCAGATTACAGCCCAGGATACGGTGCTGGTCTTAGGGGCCGGAGCGCTGGGAAAAAGCTTAATTAAGGCAATTCAGCTCACCGGTTCCACGGTTATTGTGGCTGACATCGTGGAAGAGCGGCTGAACGAAGCCCTCAGGCTAGGGGCTCATCATGCCGTCAATGCCAGCCAACAGGATATGATTGCCGCAGTTCGCAAGCTGACTGGCGGCTATGGACCGACTGTTTCGATTGACGGGGCCGGTGTGGCCGACTCTTTAGCACAGCTGGCCGAGGTCACCTGTAATGCCGGCCGGGTAATCACCATGGCCTTCCTGGACCAGCCTTCGCCAGTTGCCCAGTTAAAAATTACCGCCAAGGAACTGGATATTCGTGGCTCCCGTTTACAATGTCATAAATTTGCCGAGGTCATTGCAGCGTACCGCAACAAGCAACTGGACCTTAGCGGCTTAGTATCTCATATTATCCCCTTCGCTGATGCGCAAAAAGCCTTCGACATGATTGACGCCAAAGACCCCGCCATACAAAAGATTGTCCTGGTTTTTGACTAA
- a CDS encoding TRAP transporter large permease, with product MSMFIFLVSLCAAMAIGVPIAFSLLFSGVCLMFYLDVFDAQIIAQNLMLGADSFAMMAVPFFVMAGDLMNRGGLTQRIVDAALALVGHIRGGLGYVAILAIVMFASLVGSAVASTAALGAILIPMMVNAGYDRNRSTALVAAGNIVSPIMPPSVPMIIFGVTAGVSISKLFISGIMPGLYISVALAATWAWVARKDKVQVLPRKSGREMLQAVGKALWALLMPVLIVVGMRGGIFTPTEAGVVAVAYALFVGTFVYRALTFRDLFECLASSAKMTSVIMFLAAAAMVSSWLMTIGNIPGLVSEILEPFMHSPILLMLIINLVVILVGTAMDVTPTILILTPVLMPIVRQAGIDPVYFGLIFVINNVIGLLTPPVGTVLNVACGAGKISMEAIVKAIIPFFIVECILLLLMILYPPLVIAPLNWLTR from the coding sequence ATGTCCATGTTCATTTTCTTAGTCTCACTCTGTGCTGCCATGGCCATTGGTGTGCCAATCGCCTTCTCACTGCTGTTCAGCGGCGTTTGCCTTATGTTCTATCTTGATGTGTTCGATGCCCAGATTATTGCGCAAAATCTTATGCTTGGCGCCGATAGCTTCGCCATGATGGCAGTGCCCTTTTTCGTCATGGCCGGGGATTTAATGAACCGTGGCGGCCTTACCCAGCGTATTGTCGATGCGGCCCTGGCCCTGGTGGGACACATCCGCGGCGGCCTTGGCTATGTTGCAATTTTAGCCATTGTTATGTTTGCCAGCCTGGTCGGTTCAGCGGTGGCCAGTACGGCGGCACTGGGCGCCATTCTCATACCCATGATGGTAAATGCCGGCTATGACCGCAACCGCTCCACCGCCCTGGTGGCTGCCGGCAACATAGTTTCGCCGATTATGCCGCCCAGCGTGCCAATGATTATTTTTGGCGTAACCGCAGGCGTGTCCATTAGCAAGCTGTTCATCTCCGGTATCATGCCCGGTTTGTATATTTCAGTGGCGCTGGCCGCAACCTGGGCCTGGGTGGCCCGCAAGGACAAGGTGCAGGTATTGCCCCGCAAAAGCGGCCGGGAAATGCTCCAGGCGGTAGGTAAGGCGCTCTGGGCACTGCTCATGCCAGTACTGATTGTGGTGGGGATGCGCGGCGGTATTTTTACCCCCACGGAAGCGGGTGTGGTGGCCGTGGCCTATGCTTTATTTGTCGGCACCTTTGTTTACCGGGCTCTCACTTTCCGGGACTTATTCGAATGCCTGGCCTCTTCCGCCAAAATGACCAGTGTTATTATGTTCCTGGCGGCAGCGGCCATGGTTTCTTCCTGGCTGATGACAATTGGCAATATTCCCGGTCTTGTTTCCGAGATTTTAGAGCCATTTATGCATAGTCCGATTCTGCTCATGCTGATTATTAACCTTGTTGTTATTTTGGTGGGTACAGCTATGGATGTGACGCCTACCATTCTTATTCTGACACCGGTACTGATGCCGATTGTGCGCCAGGCAGGCATTGATCCGGTCTACTTTGGGCTTATATTCGTTATCAACAATGTGATCGGCTTGCTTACACCACCGGTGGGAACAGTGCTTAATGTAGCCTGCGGGGCAGGCAAAATCAGCATGGAAGCCATTGTCAAAGCCATCATTCCCTTCTTCATTGTGGAGTGCATCCTGCTGCTGCTGATGATTTTGTATCCACCGCTGGTCATTGCCCCGCTGAACTGGCTGACAAGATAA
- a CDS encoding TRAP transporter small permease, with protein sequence MSRALDKLFKIVEILMATMLGLMILLVFMNVILRYFFNSSITWSEEMARYLFVWIIYIGAIGAMRDNTHLGVDTVIRRLPPVFQKTGYLCGQVLILLLMVLLFQGSWELTLLNVDSKASATNIPLTLIYGIGLITSFCIAVNVLSNCYKALFIPGSLKRLLKMHESEEDMLVETAQSEEEKS encoded by the coding sequence ATGTCCCGTGCTCTGGATAAGCTGTTTAAAATAGTGGAAATACTCATGGCAACCATGCTGGGATTGATGATACTGTTGGTATTTATGAATGTTATTTTGCGGTATTTTTTCAATTCCAGTATTACCTGGTCAGAGGAAATGGCACGGTATTTGTTTGTTTGGATTATTTATATTGGTGCTATCGGCGCCATGCGCGACAATACGCACCTCGGTGTTGACACCGTTATCCGCCGCCTGCCGCCAGTTTTCCAGAAAACCGGCTATCTCTGCGGACAAGTGCTGATTCTGTTGTTAATGGTATTGCTTTTCCAGGGCAGTTGGGAGCTTACCCTGCTCAATGTTGACAGCAAAGCTTCTGCAACCAATATCCCGCTTACCCTGATCTATGGAATTGGTTTGATAACCAGCTTTTGCATTGCCGTAAATGTGCTTAGTAACTGCTATAAGGCTCTGTTTATACCCGGTTCCCTGAAGCGGTTGCTTAAAATGCACGAGTCTGAAGAAGACATGCTGGTGGAGACAGCGCAGTCAGAGGAGGAAAAATCCTAA
- a CDS encoding TRAP transporter substrate-binding protein has product MNKKIRQISKVLLAGALTTLLLAGCGGSGTKGTEATSKNPVVIRVGSTLASTHPATVALTKTFKPMVEEGSNGALKVEVYEGGTLGGEKELYDSVRNGNLQMCAVGTVMWNEVGKMSIPDWPFLFRDLDHARAVYTGKIGEEMAADVEKISKVHFLGWYPNGVRVFSSNRTIASLEDFKGLRLRMPNNPIHIQVGSLLGANVTPMPMGEVFTALEQKVVDGQDNPLSTFRNEGWYEVQSDIFESNHMITTIELLASNKLYSSLSKELVELIEKAALKASQEAWDSYAKSIADDKNFLQEHGIKITTPNAATRQQLITLMQPVYEKLYQKYDWAEDMVRRIRDVKN; this is encoded by the coding sequence ATGAATAAAAAGATCAGGCAAATTAGCAAGGTATTACTGGCAGGGGCTTTAACTACGCTATTACTGGCAGGCTGCGGCGGGTCAGGTACAAAAGGCACTGAGGCTACCAGTAAAAATCCGGTGGTAATCCGGGTCGGCTCCACCCTGGCCTCAACCCACCCGGCAACGGTGGCTCTGACAAAAACATTTAAACCGATGGTTGAGGAAGGCTCCAACGGAGCGTTAAAAGTCGAGGTTTACGAAGGCGGCACCCTGGGCGGGGAAAAAGAGCTGTATGACAGCGTACGCAATGGCAATCTGCAAATGTGCGCGGTAGGTACTGTTATGTGGAACGAAGTGGGAAAAATGTCAATTCCCGACTGGCCGTTCCTGTTCCGTGATCTTGACCACGCCCGCGCCGTTTATACCGGAAAAATCGGCGAGGAAATGGCGGCCGACGTCGAGAAGATTTCGAAAGTGCATTTTCTGGGGTGGTATCCGAATGGAGTGCGCGTATTCAGCAGCAATCGCACTATCGCCAGCCTGGAGGATTTTAAAGGCTTACGCCTGAGAATGCCCAACAACCCTATTCATATTCAGGTCGGCAGCCTCCTGGGTGCGAATGTTACCCCCATGCCGATGGGCGAGGTATTTACAGCACTGGAGCAAAAAGTTGTGGACGGTCAGGATAATCCGCTTTCCACCTTTCGCAATGAAGGCTGGTATGAAGTACAGAGCGATATTTTTGAATCAAATCATATGATCACTACAATTGAACTGCTGGCCAGTAATAAATTATACAGTTCCTTGAGCAAGGAACTGGTTGAGCTTATCGAAAAGGCCGCGCTCAAAGCCTCGCAGGAGGCCTGGGATTCGTACGCCAAAAGTATCGCTGATGACAAGAATTTTTTGCAAGAGCACGGCATTAAGATCACTACGCCTAACGCCGCCACCCGTCAGCAGCTGATCACGCTGATGCAGCCTGTTTATGAAAAGCTTTATCAAAAATATGATTGGGCCGAGGATATGGTGCGGCGAATCAGAGACGTAAAAAATTAG
- the uxuA gene encoding mannonate dehydratase, whose protein sequence is MSFRWYGSKLDTIPLSYIRQIPGMKNVVSAIYHIPVGEVWPYEDILAIKNKIEAAGLMFKTVESVNVHEDIKLGLPARDRYIENYCITLHNLAKAGIDVVCYNFMPVFDWMRTDLAKVLPDGSTALSYNEKILTGLKPDVLAAEMEKGANGFELPGWEKERLSEVKKLFELYKNVNEEKLLANLKYFLEGIIPTAETCGIKMAIHPDDPPWPVFGLPRIVISRQHLERILSLVDSPANGLALCSGSLGANRENDIVEMFHHFSKIKRLHFAHVRNIKVYGPGVFDETAHKADDSSLDMYGIMKALYDTGFTGPLRPDHGRMIWGEDGRPGYGLYDRALGALYLNGLWDAIERCGNT, encoded by the coding sequence ATGTCTTTTCGCTGGTATGGCAGTAAGCTGGATACGATCCCGCTTAGCTATATCAGACAAATACCGGGGATGAAAAATGTCGTCAGCGCGATCTATCATATCCCGGTAGGGGAAGTTTGGCCGTATGAAGACATACTGGCTATCAAAAATAAGATTGAAGCTGCCGGCCTTATGTTTAAAACGGTGGAAAGCGTCAATGTTCATGAGGACATTAAACTCGGACTGCCGGCCAGAGACCGCTACATAGAAAATTATTGCATCACTCTACATAATCTGGCTAAAGCAGGAATTGATGTCGTCTGCTACAATTTTATGCCTGTTTTTGACTGGATGCGCACTGATCTGGCTAAAGTCCTGCCTGATGGTTCAACGGCACTGTCCTATAATGAAAAGATACTCACAGGTTTAAAACCGGATGTTCTGGCCGCGGAGATGGAAAAAGGAGCAAACGGCTTTGAACTGCCGGGTTGGGAAAAAGAAAGACTATCCGAAGTCAAGAAGCTTTTTGAATTATATAAAAATGTAAATGAAGAAAAGCTGCTGGCCAATCTTAAATATTTTTTAGAGGGTATTATTCCCACAGCGGAAACGTGCGGTATAAAAATGGCTATTCACCCGGATGACCCACCCTGGCCGGTATTTGGCCTGCCCCGCATCGTTATTTCCCGCCAACACCTGGAACGCATCCTGAGTTTAGTTGACAGTCCTGCTAACGGCCTTGCTCTTTGCAGCGGTTCGCTGGGAGCTAACCGCGAAAACGATATTGTGGAGATGTTTCACCATTTCAGCAAAATCAAGCGCCTTCATTTTGCCCATGTCCGCAATATTAAAGTTTACGGACCGGGCGTTTTCGACGAAACCGCTCATAAAGCAGACGATTCTTCGCTTGATATGTACGGTATCATGAAAGCGCTGTACGATACAGGCTTCACCGGCCCGCTGCGCCCTGACCACGGGCGGATGATCTGGGGCGAAGACGGCAGACCCGGATACGGCTTGTACGACCGCGCGCTGGGAGCCTTGTATCTCAATGGCTTATGGGACGCCATTGAGCGCTGTGGCAATACATAA
- a CDS encoding sodium:solute symporter family protein, whose protein sequence is MNIPFIIVCLYIVLLFIISYYAKRRSTGSAANYVLAGRQLTTPLITVSIVGLAVGGASTIGVAEQAYKVGLSAGWYTTAWGLGAIAMGLLVARRYRELNITTIPELLGRYYDKKGMIAGIICQILIQLVVMSLQYIAGGSILCALMPEVFTLTSGMLTSAVVFIGITSMGGMWSASLSNLLNVSLKYIGIILATIVGVTHAGGMANIQANLPADVPYLDLFDGVGIIGIISWIVVLVTVNLSLQSIIQISLGAKNVKTAQRGFIIGGLMMLPIGFVSALLGVIAKSMFPDVSPALALPMTIMSLDPVLAGITLAALWAADVSTACNLLLSSATLFSQDIYKKFINPAASEEKFLVTTKVAVVALGLLTLTLAMTISGIISTLMIGLSLTAAFSVIVLFTLFAPALCRRNSAFYTILTGVVVLVLWQTTPGIRVLPHVIYLEWLACLAAFFLTYLLDPKPIARTECA, encoded by the coding sequence ATGAATATTCCTTTTATTATTGTTTGTCTGTATATCGTCTTACTGTTTATTATCAGCTATTATGCTAAACGGCGGTCTACCGGCAGTGCGGCAAACTATGTGCTTGCAGGCCGGCAGCTTACCACACCGCTTATTACCGTATCCATTGTCGGCCTGGCTGTAGGTGGCGCGTCAACGATTGGGGTTGCCGAACAAGCCTATAAGGTCGGACTTTCCGCCGGCTGGTATACAACCGCCTGGGGCCTGGGGGCGATTGCTATGGGGCTGCTGGTCGCCAGAAGATACCGTGAGCTCAATATTACAACAATCCCGGAGCTGTTAGGCCGTTATTATGATAAAAAAGGCATGATTGCCGGGATTATCTGCCAGATCCTGATCCAGCTTGTTGTCATGTCGCTCCAGTATATTGCCGGGGGCAGTATTCTTTGCGCGTTAATGCCGGAGGTATTTACCCTGACCTCCGGGATGCTGACAAGTGCTGTGGTATTTATCGGCATCACCTCCATGGGCGGGATGTGGTCAGCCAGTTTATCCAATCTTTTAAATGTCAGTCTGAAATATATAGGGATTATTCTGGCCACAATTGTCGGCGTAACCCATGCCGGTGGTATGGCCAATATCCAAGCCAACCTTCCTGCTGATGTACCGTATCTGGATTTGTTTGACGGAGTCGGCATCATTGGTATTATAAGCTGGATCGTGGTCCTGGTTACTGTCAACCTGTCGCTGCAGAGCATCATTCAGATATCCCTGGGGGCTAAAAATGTAAAAACCGCACAACGCGGTTTTATTATCGGCGGGCTGATGATGCTGCCGATTGGTTTTGTCAGTGCCTTGCTGGGGGTTATTGCCAAGTCTATGTTCCCGGATGTCAGCCCGGCCCTGGCCCTGCCGATGACGATCATGTCGCTGGATCCGGTGCTGGCCGGTATTACCCTGGCGGCACTCTGGGCGGCTGATGTGTCCACAGCCTGTAACCTGCTGCTTAGCTCGGCAACCTTGTTTTCGCAGGACATTTACAAAAAATTTATTAACCCCGCTGCCAGCGAAGAGAAATTCCTTGTTACCACCAAAGTGGCGGTAGTGGCTCTGGGCTTGCTGACTCTGACGCTGGCTATGACCATCAGTGGCATTATCAGCACCCTAATGATTGGGCTCAGCCTTACCGCTGCGTTTAGTGTCATTGTATTGTTTACCCTCTTTGCACCGGCGCTCTGCCGCAGAAATTCCGCCTTTTATACAATCCTGACCGGGGTAGTTGTGCTGGTATTGTGGCAAACCACCCCTGGTATCCGGGTATTGCCCCATGTCATCTATCTGGAATGGCTTGCTTGCCTGGCCGCCTTCTTCCTCACCTATTTGCTTGACCCCAAGCCAATAGCCCGCACCGAGTGTGCGTAA
- a CDS encoding redoxin domain-containing protein: protein MKQITAGDYAPDFVLKDNRGQDVKLSDYRGKKVLLSWHPLAWTKVCAEQMKSLEANYAEMEKFNTVPLGLSVDAYPSKNAWAKELEITRTKLPADFWPHGQVAQTYGLFRDGEGFSERANVLIDEAGKVLWVKIYPIPELPDINEVLAEIRR from the coding sequence ATGAAACAGATTACTGCAGGTGATTATGCTCCCGACTTTGTCCTCAAGGACAATCGTGGTCAGGACGTCAAATTATCCGACTACCGGGGAAAAAAAGTGCTATTGTCCTGGCACCCCCTGGCCTGGACCAAGGTTTGTGCCGAGCAGATGAAATCACTGGAAGCAAATTATGCGGAAATGGAAAAATTCAACACCGTTCCCTTAGGACTAAGTGTTGATGCTTATCCAAGCAAAAATGCCTGGGCCAAAGAGCTTGAGATTACCCGGACCAAGCTGCCGGCAGACTTTTGGCCGCATGGCCAGGTTGCCCAGACCTACGGGCTGTTTCGTGATGGCGAAGGCTTCTCCGAACGGGCCAATGTACTCATTGATGAGGCAGGGAAAGTACTCTGGGTAAAGATATATCCCATTCCCGAGCTGCCGGATATTAATGAAGTACTGGCCGAGATCAGGCGTTAA
- a CDS encoding peroxiredoxin: protein MSVKVGQKAPGFAMTTTRDMETLDQVAKLEDFQGKWLVLFFYPLDFTFVCPTEILGFNARLAEFESLGASVLGVSTDSVYSHRAWIKASRGDGGLGGQLNYPLASDITKQVAREYGVLIEEEGIALRGLFIIDPEGILRYQVVSDLNVGRSVEEVVRVLSALQSGGLCPIDWHPGDKTL, encoded by the coding sequence ATGTCTGTTAAAGTTGGTCAAAAAGCCCCCGGTTTTGCAATGACAACTACCCGTGATATGGAAACTCTTGACCAGGTTGCCAAGCTGGAGGATTTTCAGGGAAAGTGGCTGGTGTTGTTCTTTTATCCGCTAGATTTTACGTTTGTTTGTCCGACTGAGATTCTGGGGTTTAACGCCAGGCTGGCTGAGTTTGAGAGTCTGGGAGCTTCGGTCCTAGGTGTGAGCACTGACAGTGTATACTCACACCGGGCCTGGATCAAGGCTTCGCGGGGAGACGGCGGTCTGGGCGGCCAGCTTAACTACCCGCTGGCCTCTGATATTACCAAGCAGGTTGCCCGTGAGTATGGTGTTCTTATTGAAGAGGAAGGGATTGCCCTTAGAGGCTTGTTTATCATTGATCCTGAGGGCATACTCCGTTATCAGGTGGTCAGCGATTTGAACGTGGGACGCAGTGTTGAAGAAGTGGTGCGGGTTCTGAGTGCGTTGCAAAGCGGCGGTCTTTGCCCGATTGACTGGCATCCTGGTGATAAAACTCTTTAA